The Streptomyces sp. TLI_105 DNA segment AGCTCGACGGCGGCACGTCCGTTCCCGGCCGGCAGGTCGCCGCAGGCGTCCAGGGCCACGTGCGAGGTCACGTCGCAGCTTCCGTCCGGGACCGGGGGGACCTCGCGGCCCGCGCGGAAGCCGGTCAGGGAGCCGAAGGGCGGCCGGGTCTCCCGTACGTGCGCGTAGTCCACGGCCACCGCGCGGCCCGCCGCCAGGGAGGCGACCGCCGCCGCCCAGGCCTCGTCGCGGGGCCGCCCGATCTCGGCCCGCGCGCCCGGCTCCCGCAGCGGCCACCAGCGGGCCAGCCAGTCGGCATCCGGCCCAAAGACGGGTCCGCCGAGCCGCTCCGTGCCGTCCGGGCGGACCTCCACGTACCGGACGGTGCCCGCCGCGTCCGCCTCGGCGACGTCCACCGGCACGTTGTCGAGCCACTCGTTCGCGAAGAGCAGCCCGCGCACACCCTCCGGTATCCGGTCCGTCCACTCCACCCGTGGGTCGAGCCCGTCCGGGCGGGCGGCGCGCTCGACCGCGTACGCCCGCACCGAGAGCGAGGACCCGACGGCCGCGAGCACCGACGTCAGCAGTTCACCGCGGCCCGCGCCCACGTCCACCAGGTCGACCTCGGCGGTCCCCAGCTCCTCCGCGACCTCGCCGAGCAGCCGGGCCACGGCCCCCGCGAAGAGCGGGGAGGCGTGCACCGAGGTGCGGAAGTGCCCCGCCGGTCCCTCGGGGCGCAGGTAGAAGCCCCCGGGGCCGTACAGCGCCCGTTCCGTGGCCTCCCGCCACCCCTGCCACTGACACGTCTCATCCGTCACGTGCCCCAGTGTCCACCTCGGGGAGTAGGGGCCCGGCGCCAAGGATCGACCCCACGGTTGATCCCCGCACCTGTCCCTTTCCCTACTCTGGGTGACGTGCAGCGCCTCTACGACTTCATCCGCAGACACCCGACGGGCGTCGACGGCTTCTGGGCCGTCGTCCTCCTCGGGTTCTCCGCGCTGTGGGTGGTGTCGACCGGATCCACCACGGGCAGCGCCGCCGGGTACGGCCTCGTCGCCGTGCTCTTCTCCCTCGTCGTGGCCCTGAGGCGACGGGCGCCGGAGAAGATGCTGGTGCTCGCGGTCGCGCTGGGCGTCGCCCAGCTCGCCCTCGACCTGGTGCCGTTCATGGCCGACTTCGCCATGCTCGTGATCATCTTCACCGTCGCGGCGCACGACGGACCCCGCTGGGCGTCCCGGCTCGCGCTCATCGGTGGACTCAGCGCCTCCACGCTCTCGCAGCTCAGATGGCCCATGGAGGGCACGAGCTCCGGCGCGGCCAAGGTCTTCTTCACGATCATCATGACCGTGCCGTTCGCCCTCGCCTGGGTCCTCGGCGACTCGCTCCGCACCCGCCGCGCCTACTTCGCGCAGCTGGAGGAGCGGGCCTCCCGCCTGGAGCAGGAGCGCGAGGCCCAGGCCAAGGTCGCGGTCGCCGCCGAGCGCGCCCGGATCGCCCGCGAGCTGCACGACGTCGTCGCGCACAACGTGTCGGTGATGGTGGTCCAGGCCGACGGCGCCGCCTATGTCATGGATTCCTCCCCGGAGACCGCGAAGCAGGCCCTGGAGACGATCTCCACCACCGGTCGGCAGGCGCTCGCCGAGATGCGCAGACTCCTCGGGATCCTGCGCACCGGCGAGCACCAGGAGGCCGGGGAGTACGTGCCCCAGCCCGACGTGCGGCAGATCGAGGACCTCGTGGAGCAGGTCCGGGACACCGGCCTCACCGTCGACTTCGCGATCGAGGGGAGCCCGCGCCCGCTGCCCAGCGGCGTCGAGCTCACCGCGTACCGGATCGTGCAGGAAGCCCTCACCAACACGCGCAAGCACGGCGGGCCGGACGCGGGTGCCAGCGTGCGCCTCGTCTACTTCGACGACGGTCTCGGCCTGCTCGTCGAGGACGACGGCCGGGGCGCTCCGCAGGAGATGTACGAGGACGGGGGCGCCGACGGGCGGGGCCACGGTCTGATCGGCATGCGTGAGCGGGTCGGCATGGTCGGCGGCACCCTGGACGCGGGCCCGCGTCCGGGCGGCGGTTTCCGGATCAGCGCCCTGCTCCCCCTCAAGCCCGCTCACTGACGACCCCTAAGGAACTGACCTGATGTCCATCCGCGTGATGCTCGTCGA contains these protein-coding regions:
- a CDS encoding SAM-dependent methyltransferase — encoded protein: MTDETCQWQGWREATERALYGPGGFYLRPEGPAGHFRTSVHASPLFAGAVARLLGEVAEELGTAEVDLVDVGAGRGELLTSVLAAVGSSLSVRAYAVERAARPDGLDPRVEWTDRIPEGVRGLLFANEWLDNVPVDVAEADAAGTVRYVEVRPDGTERLGGPVFGPDADWLARWWPLREPGARAEIGRPRDEAWAAAVASLAAGRAVAVDYAHVRETRPPFGSLTGFRAGREVPPVPDGSCDVTSHVALDACGDLPAGNGRAAVELVTQREALGRLGVSGGRPPLALASTDPAGYVRALASAGEAAELTARGGLGDFLWLSCRVRPSGREPGPRDGRGY
- a CDS encoding sensor histidine kinase, with protein sequence MQRLYDFIRRHPTGVDGFWAVVLLGFSALWVVSTGSTTGSAAGYGLVAVLFSLVVALRRRAPEKMLVLAVALGVAQLALDLVPFMADFAMLVIIFTVAAHDGPRWASRLALIGGLSASTLSQLRWPMEGTSSGAAKVFFTIIMTVPFALAWVLGDSLRTRRAYFAQLEERASRLEQEREAQAKVAVAAERARIARELHDVVAHNVSVMVVQADGAAYVMDSSPETAKQALETISTTGRQALAEMRRLLGILRTGEHQEAGEYVPQPDVRQIEDLVEQVRDTGLTVDFAIEGSPRPLPSGVELTAYRIVQEALTNTRKHGGPDAGASVRLVYFDDGLGLLVEDDGRGAPQEMYEDGGADGRGHGLIGMRERVGMVGGTLDAGPRPGGGFRISALLPLKPAH